Proteins co-encoded in one Cucurbita pepo subsp. pepo cultivar mu-cu-16 chromosome LG15, ASM280686v2, whole genome shotgun sequence genomic window:
- the LOC111811212 gene encoding patellin-4-like translates to MVAEKKKKQVYDETIMEDDMNFSMNNDEELDHLEDDPERSEGETSEKELDEMEKKLRKKKKKRALIEFRTKVEEAIIGNSLLGKPKPKEHHKEISLWGVPLLPSKGHEGTDVLLQKFLKAQRYKVSDAFDMLKNTLKWRKEYKADEILEEKLGGDLQNLVGFLEGKDREGHPLWFHANAALRDREMYQRTFGTDEKCEEFLRWMVQNMEKGIQRLRFEKGGVDSIVQITDLKNSPGPAMKEFRSVSKKALLLIQDHYPELVYKNIVINAPFWYYARHILRSKIISHKTKAKFIFANQSKVSKTLLKFIAPEQLPVRYGGLKRDDDDEFSPADKTSELTVKGNFAGTVEFPAPETGVTIVWDVTVAGWDVVYKEEFVPEDEGSYRIQLQNQKKMGESLRNCFYINEPGKIVITIENPTFNSKKTVYYRSKVKPTVPMYILFNK, encoded by the exons ATGGTGGccgagaaaaagaagaaacaggtCTACGACGAGACTATTATGGAAGATGATATGAATTTCTCCATGAACAACGATGAAGAACTTGATCATCTAGAAGATGATCCG GAAAGATCAGAAGGCGAAACGAGCGAAAAAGAATTGGatgaaatggagaaaaagttgagaaaaaagaagaaaaagagagctTTGATCGAATTTCGTACCAAAGTGGAAGAAGCAATCATAGGCAATTCTCTTTTAGgcaaacccaaacccaaagaACATCACAAAGAAATAAGCCTATGGGGAGTCCCTTTGCTACCGAGCAAAGGTCACGAAG GTACCGACGTTTTGCTCCAGAAGTTCTTGAAAGCTCAACGCTACAAAGTCTCGGACGCGTTTGACATGCTCAAGAACACTTTGAAATGGCGCAAAGAGTACAAAGCTGATGAGATTCTTGAGGAGAAACTTGGAGGTGACCTTCAAAATTTGGTTGGTTTCTTGGAGGGTAAGGATAGGGAAGGCCACCCTCTTTGGTTTCATGCAAATGCGGCGTTGAGAGATAGAGAAATGTATCAAAGAACGTTTGGAACTGATGAGAAATGTGAGGAGTTCTTGAGATGGATGGTTCAAAATATGGAGAAAGGGATCCAACGGTTGAGATTTGAGAAAGGAGGCGTTGATTCTATCGTTCAAATTACGGATTTGAAAAACTCTCCTGGTCCCGCTATGAAGGAGTTTCGGAGTGTTAGCAAGAAAGCTCTCTTGCTCATACAAGATCATTATCCCGAGCTTGTTTATAAAAAC ATAGTTATAAACGCTCCGTTTTGGTATTATGCTCGACATATACTCCGGTCGAAGATTATTAGCCATAAAACCAAGGCGAAGTTCATCTTTGCCAATCAATCAAAAGTGTCAAAGACACTTCTCAA GTTTATCGCCCCGGAACAATTGCCAGTTCGATATGGCGGGCTTAAAAGAGATGACGACGACGAATTCTCACCGGCTGATAAAACTTCAGAGCTTACCGTTAAAGGAAACTTCGCTGGAACCGTTGAATTCCCCGCTCCTGAG ACTGGGGTGACGATAGTGTGGGACGTGACGGTAGCGGGATGGGACGTGGTGTACAAGGAAGAATTCGTGCCAGAAGATGAAGGATCATACAGAATTCAGTTGcaaaatcagaaaaaaatGGGAGAGAGCTTGAGGAATTGTTTCTACATCAATGAGCCTGGAAAGATTGTTATCACAATTGAGAATCCAACATTCAACAGCAAGAAGACTGTGTATTACAGATCAAAAGTCAAGCCCACCGTCCCGATGTACATCTTGTTCAACAAATAG
- the LOC111811210 gene encoding 11S globulin subunit beta-like, translated as MGNPLLLSFSLCFLVLFNVCLATDQNIQGYRSRRYGESQRYGEGQRRYRECRLDRLDALEPSNRIEAEGGVIEMWDPNHEEFQCAGVAFQRYLIDPKGLLLPQYTNAPRLMYVERGRGFKGVVLSGCPETYQESQQSAGEFRDRHQKIRRVRTGDLFAVPAGSAHWTYNDGNEKLIIVVLLDVSNHANQLDFHPRAFYLAGNPEEEFPERRSEYKQEQTRHSTRREGSSNKNNIFFAFDDRVLAEVLNINTEMARKLRGEDDFRRNIIKVEGQFEVIKPPRSRGGQRGDEQQWEEEQEEEQERAYERSRGRRSHRWADDNGLDETICSMRLKENIGDASRADIYTPEAGRLSTTNSHRFPILRWLKLSAERGVLYRNAMYVPHWNQNAHSVIFVTRGRARVQVVDDRGQTVFDGELQQRQLLVVPQNFALVKKASDEGFEWVSFKTNDNAMITPLAGRTSAMRAFPVQVIASAYRISNEEALRLKFNREETTLLPPRMSSSARRANPIEAM; from the exons ATGGGAAACCCTCTTTTACTCTCCTTTTCCCTTTGCTTCTTAGTCCTCTTCAATGTCTGCCTAGCAACCGATCAAAACATCCAAGGCTACCGCAGCCGGCGCTATGGCGAGAGCCAGCGCTACGGCGAGGGCCAGCGCCGGTACCGCGAGTGCCGCCTCGACCGACTCGATGCCCTCGAACCCTCGAACCGTATCGAGGCCGAAGGCGGTGTGATCGAGATGTGGGATCCTAACCATGAGGAGTTTCAATGCGCCGGCGTGGCTTTCCAGAGATACTTAATTGACCCCAAGGGTCTTCTCCTTCCTCAGTACACTAATGCCCCACGGCTTATGTACGTTGAAAGAGGGAGAGGGTTCAAGGGAGTTGTGCTTTCGGGTTGCCCTGAAACGTACCAAGAGTCTCAGCAATCGGCTGGGGAGTTTCGTGATCGCCACCAGAAGATCCGCCGTGTTCGCACCGGTGACCTCTTTGCTGTGCCTGCTGGCTCTGCTCATTGGACGTATAATGATGGCAATGAGAAACTTATTATCGTTGTTCTTCTTGACGTTAGTAACCATGCAAACCAACTGGACTTCCATCCAAGG gcGTTCTACTTGGCCGGAAACCCAGAGGAGGAATTCCCGGAGAGGAGATCGGAATATAAGCAAGAGCAAACACGACACAGTACCCGCCGGGAGGGATCaagcaacaagaacaacaTCTTCTTTGCCTTCGACGATAGAGTTCTCGCAGAAGTTCTCAACATAAACACCGAGATGGCGAGGAAGCTTCGTGGAGAAGACGACTTCCGACGCAACATCATAAAGGTCGAGGGACAATTCGAGGTAATCAAGCCACCAAGATCACGAGGAGGACAAAGAGGAGACGAACAACAATGGGAGGAGGAACAAGAGGAGGAGCAAGAGAGAGCATACGAGCGCAGCCGAGGCCGTCGAAGCCACCGATGGGCCGACGACAATGGTTTAGATGAAACCATTTGCTCTATGAGATTAAAGGAGAACATTGGCGATGCCTCCCGCGCTGATATCTACACACCTGAAGCTGGTCGTCTTAGCACCACCAACAGCCATCGCTTCCCCATCCTCCGCTGGCTCAAACTAAGCGCCGAGCGTGGTGTCCTTTATAGA AATGCAATGTACGTCCCGCATTGGAACCAAAACGCACATAGTGTCATATTCGTAACAAGAGGCCGTGCGAGAGTCCAAGTAGTCGACGACCGAGGCCAAACCGTATTCGACGGCGAGCTACAACAACGACAGCTACTAGTGGTACCACAAAACTTCGCCTTAGTCAAGAAAGCAAGCGATGAAGGGTTCGAATGGGTATCATTCAAGACCAATGACAACGCCATGATCACCCCACTGGCCGGGCGGACCTCAGCCATGAGAGCCTTCCCAGTTCAAGTCATTGCCAGCGCTTATAGAATCTCAAACGAAGAGGCTCTAAGGCTCAAATTCAACAGGGAAGAGACCACTTTGCTGCCCCCACGCATGTCATCATCGGCACGTAGGGCTAACCCGATAGAAGCTATGTAA
- the LOC111811214 gene encoding rho-N domain-containing protein 1, chloroplastic-like, with the protein MSQLPHLLPNNATGFGLSDSRCLPCSGVFGRAATVSSRSLCTEHRINAAVKFRPVNCTLLRASFTCQASSGGHRKYSDFSKQNRHGYSRSRNRQNEDRDSLEHVDESDLLSSKNGPFLSISSNSKSQTTATPGPREKEIVELFRKIQAQLRERAAMKEEKKIEAQGQTKGSETVDSLLTLLRRHSVEQGKRGGGGSGGGGVKDSSFNHVKENGPYDEGKSSSIFGLSSHLREKAQEPTGSSLSRPVSNFQRKSPVPVVKYQPISPGESILNSIDVVNSKGLKLNGTETGSQLKAKVWTRQESEREHWEELQSQGETEQEPEPDQEFELEPEPESYELEHEPDEMEPELLNLLGVDDTFDEDVKHDGKFSKNDDHEDLNSLKLAELRAIAKSRSLKGFSKMKKSELVRLLSNAQV; encoded by the exons ATGTCTCAGCTGCCTCATCTTCTTCCTAACAACGCTACAG GCTTTGGACTGTCCGATAGCAGATGCCTTCCGTGCTCGGGAGTTTTTGGACGAGCAGCCACCGTCTCTTCTCGCTCTTTATGTACCGAACATAGAATCAATGCAGCAGTCAAATTCCGACCCGTAAACTGTACTTTGTTGCGAGCGTCTTTTACGTGCCAAGCCAGCTCGGGAGGTCATAGGAAGTACTCGGATTTCTCTAAGCAAAATAGGCATGGCTACTCAAGAAGCAGAAATAGGCAAAATGAGGATAGAGACAGCCTTGAACATGTCGATGAATCTGATTTATTGTCATCGAAGAATGGACCATTTCTTTCTATCTCGAGCAATTCGAAATCCCAAACCACGGCTACCCCGGGCCCGAGGGAGAAGGAAATTGTTGAACTTTTCAGGAAGATTCAAGCACAGCTTCGGGAACGAGCTGCgatgaaagaagagaagaaaatcgaAGCTCAAGGACAAACAAAAGGGAGTGAGACGGTCGATTCGCTTCTTACGCTATTGAGAAGGCATTCAGTGGAGCAAGGGAAGAGAGGTGGCGGCGGCAGCGGAGGCGGAGGTGTCAAGGACTCGAGTTTTAACCATGTCAAAGAGAATGGTCCTTATGATGAAGGGAAAAGCTCAAGCATTTTCGGTCTAAGTTCTCATTTGAGAGAGAAGGCTCAAGAGCCAACAGGCTCGTCTTTGAGTCGACCggtttcaaattttcaacgTAAATCCCCCGTGCCTGTGGTGAAGTACCAACCGATTTCGCCTGGGGAAAGTATTTTGAACTCCATTGATGTTGTGAATTCAAAGGGACTGAAACTTAACGGAACCGAGACAGGTTCTCAACTGAAAGCAAAGGTATGGACTCGACAGGAGTCGGAACGAGAGCACTGGGAAGAGCTGCAATCACAAGGAGAGACAGAGCAGGAGCCAGAGCCAGACCAAGAGTTCGAGTTGGAGCCAGAGCCTGAATCATACGAGCTAGAGCACGAACCTGATGAGATGGAGCCTGAACTTCTTAATTTATTAGGCGTCGATGACACATTTGATGAAGACGTTAAACACGATGGGAAATTTTCCAAGAATGATGATCACGAGGACTTGAACTCATTGAAGCTTGCTGAGCTGAGGGCGATCGCGAAATCTCGGAGTTTGAAAGGGTTCtcgaagatgaagaagagcGAGCTCGTGCGGTTGCTAAGCAATGCTCAGGTATGA